A segment of the Sanyastnella coralliicola genome:
GACTTCTTTGACGAAATAGTGGTTTCGATATTATCACCATCTACAACGTTCACGATTGATAATCCGGTCGGTTCCGGATGGTTTACTTCTGGTTACACCGGAACCGATGTCTCTTTCATTCCAGATGGAAGTCCGTTTACAGAGGTTCCCCTTGGGACGTTCGATTTACCAGTGCTATGTATTGATACAGACATCGCTCCAGAACAAGACCTTTTGATTCAATGGATGAAAGATGGGGAAGTGCTTTGTGAAGATAGCATCAGCGTATTCTGCGAACCAGATTGTGGATACTTGTTCGATGTATCAATAGACTGCGACCCGGATACCGAGCAGTGGATTATTTCATCAAATCTTCAAAACACTTCTGATTTTACCATTTCAGAAGCGGTAATTAGTTTCGATGCTGGTTCTGGATTGACCATCTATAACGAAACCGTTTTGCTTGGGTCGACGCCTCCGAACACGAGTTCAGGCATCTTCAGTTTCGACATTGGTTCTCCTGCTCAACCAGGAGATACCATTTGCTTCAATGTGACTATTCACGAAGTAAGTCCAGACGGTCTATACTTGAGCTGCTGTACCTTCGAACATTGCATTGTACTTCCCGATTGCGGTTTTGTAGGAGGATGTGATTGTGACGAAGAATTCTTTGATGCTGTGCAATCTGGCATTAACGTGGTTGATCTGGGAGGAGGGAACTTCGAGTTCTCTTTGAACGGGGCAGCGGAATTTAGCGATGAATGTGACTATGCAAGATGGGCATTCGGAAATGGAACAGCTACTGGAGCTGTGAGTCCGTTCGACGTTCTAGCAGTGTCCTATGATCCTGGATCATACGAGATATGTGTGAAGGTTTACCGCACTGCCGACGATGGTACACTTTGTTCTGATAAGATTTGCGTTAGCATTGTTGTTTCTGAATTCTTAGGTGCGGGAATCATTGTGTTCCCGAATCCGAACGATGGTCAATTCGTATTGAAGTTGAATGCACAACCAAGTGAAGATGAGGAACTCATCATCACGCTACTCGACTACATGCAACGCCCAGTTCTTATGGAACAACAGGTTGTTAATGCCACAACCACTCGGATTCCGGTGACAGCAACCGGTTTGTCGCAAGGGATCTACATTCTCCACGTCCAGCATGGAGAAGAGGTTGTAACCAAACAAGTTTATATCACGCGCTAAGTGATCGTTTGTAGAACGCGGAAAAGGCTCCATATGGAGCCTTTTTTGTTGGTAAGAAGTCACATTGGTCATTGGTCATTGGTCATTGGTCATTGGTCATTGGTCATTGGTTATTAGTTATTAGTTGTTGGTTCCTAGTTCAAAGTCTATAGCCTGAATTGAGTTCTATACTCTCTTTGCCAAATAAAGTTTTCGACTATGGACTATACTCAGCCCTAAGACTCACCTACCCCAAACGGAAGCCGGACGCCAGACGCCGGAAATTGTAACCATCAGATAAACTCAATCGTCTCATGGACATGAAAGCAATTTGGGTTCTTGTATTCTTGCTCATTGGTACCATCCCATTGTCAGCTCAGGGAGATACGGATAATTGGGATGTCTACATGGCGCAGTATGATCTTGGTCCGGGGAGTACAGTTCTCAATCTGGATTTGATTAATCGCGCGCCCATAGCGAATCTTCCAACCTTGCTTGTCACGGGGGTAACGACTCCGAATTGTGGTGAAGACGGTTTTCCTACGAGCGAAGAGCTCGATGTATTGTATCCGATTGCAGACGAGATTATAGAAGAGTTGGGAAGGCTTACGTCCAGTGAGAATGTGGGGTCGTTCACCTACCAGTGTGAACGACTAGAGTATTTCTACATTGCCGATAGCACAGGGATCAGAGAACATCTCGAGAGCCTATATCAGGAGAACTACCCGCAGTACAAGTTCTACATCAATATTGAAAGCGATCCTGACTGGAAGGCCTACCAAGAATTCCTCTACCCGAATGAGGAAACCTTGGAATTCATGGCGAATAACAAGGTGCTCTTACAGCTTTCAAATGCGGGAGATAATCTACTCCAAGCGCGAATGATTGACCATTTCATCCTGTTTGAAAATGAGACTGAGTTGAAGCTTTTCGAACGATGGGCAAAAGAACAAGGCTACGCATCTGCAAGTACGACCCTCGATCGATCGAACGATCTACCATACACGCTTCATATCGCTCGTGTAGATCACGTGA
Coding sequences within it:
- a CDS encoding DUF695 domain-containing protein; its protein translation is MKAIWVLVFLLIGTIPLSAQGDTDNWDVYMAQYDLGPGSTVLNLDLINRAPIANLPTLLVTGVTTPNCGEDGFPTSEELDVLYPIADEIIEELGRLTSSENVGSFTYQCERLEYFYIADSTGIREHLESLYQENYPQYKFYINIESDPDWKAYQEFLYPNEETLEFMANNKVLLQLSNAGDNLLQARMIDHFILFENETELKLFERWAKEQGYASASTTLDRSNDLPYTLHIARVDHVKPPEINNLTYSLRRKAEEMGGVYDGWETVVVR